Within Nakaseomyces glabratus chromosome G, complete sequence, the genomic segment ccatcaaagaaaatgtcGTTAGAACCATCGATTGAACCCATGTACTCCCaaacaatattattacaTGACCGAAATCCTAGGTCAGTTACCAGTGCGTATGTGTTTCCGTTATGTTTAGTGATAGTTGCAAAATGATCATTTCGGAACAGTACGGCATAATTGCCTTCTTTCATAGTAGTATTTATGTTGTTTAGACCATTTGGGGTTAATTGTGTAGACGAATCGTTTAGAAATTGTTCGATCAAGTTGGCTTCCGCCAGAATATTATCATCCTGTGGGTTGCCACTGCCTGGAGTCTCTCGGTCTCTGATGTCGACGGCCTGCGTCAGTAATTGTTGACTTTCCTCATAAGTATACTTTTGTACTTTGTCATCGCTGGATATCCAGCCATGGATGATATCAATATCGAATAGTTTGAATACAGAGAGCTCTTTCGTGTCTTCAAAAGTGCCATCGAACCTAGGGTTGATGTTCAAACCGGTGTGCAACTGGGGCAATAGGGACAGGAGCACAGAGAGTTCTTCATCCTTGGGGTTGGTAGCTATGGCGATGTCGGCCAGCACTGTTAGCAGCTGGTCGAGGTCTACTTTCTTCGGCTGGACGAGCTCAAGCAGCTCGCTATGTTCGTGGTGAGAAGAGAGCAAAAGGACGTTGGTCAACGCAACCAGGGCGCAGGGACCGTTCTCATTCTGCATGAGAATAGAACGGTCATTGCCATCCACGCGTATGCGCTTAGTAGCAAAGTTCATAGTATTATGGGGGAGCGATGATGTATTTAATTTATATGTATTCTGTTATCTAGGGCATCGCAATAGGCTactctcttttttttttttcaatctgctatatgcgatgagctttgcTAGGAAAATTCAGAATTAAGAAACGTTAACATTTAgttgtgtgtgtgtgtgtgtataatacatatataagtcaatagaaaataaatacTTTGAGCATTAAGGTGTATAAATAGCTTTTGGTTCAATTAGAGGGGAAGtctcattattttttgtagtccaaaaaaaaatcataaaGGAATATATAATCGTAGTCTGTGGTGTAGTTTTTGTATGTGCATGTGTACATCAAACGACCTATTTGTGGATCTGGTCTATAATCTTTTGATCCAcgtctttcttcttctcgTCAGAGGGTGAGTCCAGGTCCAGCGTATGTGCTGGACAAGGCAGGAAAGAGCCGATAGCTACCGAGGAGAAAGCCACCAGAAATGTAGAGAAGTACAGGTTATTCATTAGTTTGTTCCGAGCAACCGCACGCatcttttgtttgtttgtttgtttttttcagtgtatatattgataaaagTGTAGGGTTGGTGAGGGTATAATGGTCAGCGCTACTTATTTGAACATCTTTACAAACTTGAAGTATCAAGGAACcaagaatatataatgGATTCCATCAGTGAAAAGTTTCTACTTGCCTCGAGGATTAGTAAAAGCAAAGAGCAGGGACCACGCCTTATTGGTTCAACGGCCATTGTGCGAGTGTTCCACTGGGGCTACGGGGAGTACCCGTCCAAGTGAAAATCGGTCAGAGAGGAGAGTACAGAAGGATGGTAAGTCACAACCAATTAGAGAGAAGCTGGTCGAAGAAAAAGTGGGATGAATCACTTCCCATTCAGGAGATTTCATTGGTACCCTTGCTTTGCTATTAAGAGGAGAAAATAGAGCACAGAAACATCCGCAGGGAGGAAGGGGGGAAGAAATGTGGGGGCGGGGCTACCGGAAAACAAAGCAGAGGGACAAAGTCAATAGTCACGTGCCAGGGAGTCATCAATTTTCAATCAGTTTTCACGTCGGTGTTATCGGTGAAGTTCTTTGTACTCTTTGTGAGTAGTTTCGTATCAAAAACCATAAGCATGTATCGTCAACTACGTGTTTGATATCGTGATTTGTGGCAATCACTAAAGACGGGCTGCTCGGTTGGCTATGTTACCAGAAACTTGCACTTATACTGTATATATCTCGAGCAGATTTCAAAGTTTAACTCTAACTTAACTCTGAAAATTGAGTTTGTGAGAGGCAAATCGCCTGGCATAGTTATCGCAAATATatagaatattattaacCCACTGATGTCACAATGCGTATAGGTATGTATTACATAAACACATATATTTGCTCGTTTTCTGACTCGTAATCTTGAATCGCCCACATCTTACTTTATCTCTTACCACCTGCCCCCCCATAGGGTGACTCCGAATTACAAAGTGCTGGAGCTGAGAAATGAGCAAATTTAGAGAAGTAAGACAGACTTCCAAGTCAGCAGTATCACACAAGCAAATTCGTGCAAAACAATGGGATTCGTGGAGATAGGTGTTAGGCGATAGGAGAATGGCGGTGATAAACCGCTATAAAAAGAACGGAAAAACTTTATGGCGCGGCCGGTAACGAGCTGTTTTGgtgttttcaaaaaaaaaaaaagaaattattttttccGTTCAGCTAACTCCCCCAGAACTCTCTCAATGGCCAGGACTTTACGTTAGGATATAGTGGTTACGGCCGGTGTGGGAATATGCAGTCCGAATCTTGTAGAGGGGTGGTGGGGGGGTGAAAGCTAGTTGCCTAACACTAGTTGTGTAAATCAAGTGCTATAAGACAAAGGTCTGCCCGAACGGCTCTGTGCATTATTTGGTAATGTTCtccaaaaacaaaattggACCCTTTCTAAGATGCATAATTGCATTGTAATTAGCAAATATTGCCAAATGGAAAAATTTGTTAAACCGTAAAACTGCAAAACCGTATCTGCAAATGCTAATCTAAACATAtttgctcatcgcatcaaTGGCATTAGGGTGTACCCGCGTGGTTATATCAATCTGTCTACCAGTATGCCACTATTtttatacaaaaaaaagaagtaaaATAGTAAAAGTATAAAGTATAAATATACCTGTCGTCTGTTGCATATTACTTCACAACTAACCCTTTTCCTACAGAATATCAACAATCACAACTGATAACAACAAAAATGGTATCTGAAGCTGATACAGAGGCTCAATATAACGGTTCTGATCGTCTAAGGCCTGCGGCTTTCGAGGCGAGTGCATCCGATGCCCTCTCAAGGGTGATGACTGAGACTTACTCAATGGAAGTCCGTCAAGGGCaggaagaagctgaaaacCAAGCTGCAGCACATAACAGTGAGAAGCAGGAGGTTGTATTTTCGAGCAGGGACTCGAACTCTTCAAACTCTTCGTCACACCAAAAGGGCTCTTACTCGGACACACAGGGGAGTCATACTGCCGGGTTCTTCCACAAGTGTGTACACTTACTAAAGAATATACTTAACCCCAAATTAGAGTCACATAAGTCTGTACTCGCTTTCCAATTCTGCTTCACAAACGTCCTGCTAGCAACTGTATGTCTATCCATCATCTGTATCTATTGGGGTGCAGCCTATAGGACGGAACATTATTTGTTCAAAGTTAACATCCTGTCTGTGATCCAAGACCAGGACTATAACAACATTCAATCAATGGCAAGCACACTCCCTGCTCTGATAGATCAAACACCAGGGACATGGCATCTATATAACAGATCAAGTTTTGTGGAAAAATATGGCATTGAGAACACTTCAGAGGCCgttgataaaaaaataaccGATCTAATTTTCGAGGAAAAGTATTGGATGTCTTTAAATGTTAAAACAGGTGCAACCGAAGCACTATACAACTCCTTGACTGATAACACAGCTCCAGCGTTCAATTCAAGCGCCTATTTTGAATGCATGTTTGAAAGTGGAAGGGACCCAACAAACTTGAAATCCGCTATATTACCAATTATGCAACAATTGCAAGCGGCATATGTCC encodes:
- the MIY2 gene encoding ubiquitinyl hydrolase 1 (CAGL0G09251g~Ortholog(s) have cell periphery, cytosol, endoplasmic reticulum, nucleus localization) gives rise to the protein MNFATKRIRVDGNDRSILMQNENGPCALVALTNVLLLSSHHEHSELLELVQPKKVDLDQLLTVLADIAIATNPKDEELSVLLSLLPQLHTGLNINPRFDGTFEDTKELSVFKLFDIDIIHGWISSDDKVQKYTYEESQQLLTQAVDIRDRETPGSGNPQDDNILAEANLIEQFLNDSSTQLTPNGLNNINTTMKEGNYAVLFRNDHFATITKHNGNTYALVTDLGFRSCNNIVWEYMGSIDGSNDIFFDGIFEETELNDTAYTTMEATERKERVEQVDKDAQLAQQLQLEENEAIQEADKKQLPKKSTIPKTKTDKRGTNHHQTPSNATYKHTHSHHSRKNNKKHNSMNANASNKKSSDCVVS
- the COA2 gene encoding Coa2p (CAGL0G09262g~Protein of unknown function), which gives rise to MRAVARNKLMNNLYFSTFLVAFSSVAIGSFLPCPAHTLDLDSPSDEKKKDVDQKIIDQIHK
- the SNG1 gene encoding Sng1p (CAGL0G09273g~Putative transporter involved in nitrosoguanidine resistance; gene is downregulated in azole-resistant strain), with amino-acid sequence MVSEADTEAQYNGSDRLRPAAFEASASDALSRVMTETYSMEVRQGQEEAENQAAAHNSEKQEVVFSSRDSNSSNSSSHQKGSYSDTQGSHTAGFFHKCVHLLKNILNPKLESHKSVLAFQFCFTNVLLATVCLSIICIYWGAAYRTEHYLFKVNILSVIQDQDYNNIQSMASTLPALIDQTPGTWHLYNRSSFVEKYGIENTSEAVDKKITDLIFEEKYWMSLNVKTGATEALYNSLTDNTAPAFNSSAYFECMFESGRDPTNLKSAILPIMQQLQAAYVQYYTSTYLPSMLRNVSATINSIGDVNPLSLANSGNFEFNYIDYRPFFDRVLLAPLQVGLIFTLILTVVQLSLYGPMHAKMVRVFKPKHFLLYRYGLSWSTYFILSLFFCTVSAIYQIDFTLAFGRGGFVIYWITTFYVMLAIGATNENVISLIVAYCPQYMPIWLISWIILNISPSFYPMVLNNQFYRYGYAMPLHNAVDIYRVIFLDLSRNKLGRNYGILTAWVAVTHIIFPFVMKIAGTKMKSNAMKQAQATIAAYEAKKNQS